The following are encoded together in the Adhaeribacter arboris genome:
- a CDS encoding T9SS type A sorting domain-containing protein, translated as MKTLLSAFNHSYPSRKIVPAWCAPSLCFLLYFSFTLTTLAQNKLWDKTIGGGNLDELASIQPTQEGGYILGGSSLSGIGSDKTTTNKGEFDYWIVKLDANGEKIWDRTFGGNGYEHLATVLPTRDGGYILGGYSESGKSGDKSEANKGFQNYWIVKIDNKGKKVWDKTIGGNNQDMLAALMQTSDGGYILGGTSNSGKRGDKSDAYRGEEENYDYWIVKLKADGSKEWDKTIGGSESDELSSLQQTSDGGYILGGSSTSGISGDKSENKKSDYTDVDYWVVKLKADGSKEWDKTIGGNSDDNLTSGQQTNDGGYILGGTSQSEISGDKSQAPKGGNGDYWIVKLKADGSKEWDKTIGGSNSDKLASVQQTSDGGYVAGGYSGSDISGNKSQISKGYEDYWVVKLKADGSQEWDKTSGGSDTDVLTSLQQTSDGNYILGGWSNSGKSGDKSQAAKGGSDYWIIKLDNKGSKNQFVTIASIPVKTLGEGPFAISATATSGLPVTFRVVSGPATIKDNIVTIIGLGTVLVKAFVAGTDAYQPAEATLSFFVETPALLKTEWEKIIGGDKEDVISFVQPTPDGGYILGGTSASGISGDKSEANKGEVSNGEPTTDYWIVKLNADRTIAWDKTIGGNANDVLHVVRQTSDGGYILGGYSESGKSGDKSEANKGEADYWVVKLNANGSKAWDKTIGGNKKDELTYLQPTRDGGYILGGTSVSGISGDKSEASRDSEEAFYHGDYWVVKLNSAGTKVWDKTLGGDDEEIFVSVQQTSDGGYILGGTSFSGKTGDKSEDNRGGAWLVKLQADGTIVWDKAFNVGEVSSVQPTSDGGYVLGAGGDRTSSNNDYWIIKLKANGIKEWDKIIGGDGDDVLASVQQTNDGGYILGGTSTSSISGDRTKASGRPWIVKLHADGTKVWDETIISGALISLQQVSDGGYLFSGISAGKGSFDYWIIKLTEEQPYIAQWDTRYGGTGKDNFTSVIKTSDGGYLSGGYTNSGVSGDKSQNSQGNNDYWIVKSDKNGKKVWEKSYGGTQEDYLNRVIQTADGGYLLGGSSRSGKSGDKTEAGQGERDYWVVKIDKQGTKQWDKTFGGSGNDELKKVVQLTSGEYVVGGTSNSPVSGDKSQASQGNHDYWLVKISADGNKVWDKRYGGRLDETLGSFTETRDGGFFLGGSSASGSSGDKSQASQGKSDFWAVKTDKDGNLLWEKSYGGSDQDEAYSVGRSQGDNLFIAGTSSSGKEGDKSQKSKGEKDYWLIRLDEKGTKLWDKTFGGNQDDELRASTYTEEGNYILAGTSSSSNSGDKTQANQGASDYWVVEVAPGGEKIADQRFGGNGSEELHAVLQTYDGGLLLGGRSDSGVSGDRTQPSQGSTDYWLVKVAPQTSAVTPAREATLVDEPAEIINLSAYPNPFREKITVSFTLPQSQSVQLKIYDNQGKEITTLFQGQTQVNQTYQVHWQAGPNPAGLYFLQLQTPTQRHQQKMLLTK; from the coding sequence ATGAAAACACTTTTATCTGCTTTTAATCATAGCTATCCAAGCCGGAAAATAGTACCTGCGTGGTGCGCGCCAAGCCTTTGTTTTTTACTTTATTTCTCTTTCACCCTCACTACTTTGGCCCAAAATAAACTCTGGGATAAAACCATTGGGGGCGGTAATTTGGATGAATTAGCTTCTATCCAACCCACCCAGGAGGGCGGCTATATTCTGGGTGGATCTTCGTTATCAGGCATTGGCAGCGATAAAACCACAACTAATAAAGGTGAGTTTGATTATTGGATTGTTAAGTTAGATGCGAATGGTGAAAAAATTTGGGACAGAACCTTCGGGGGAAATGGTTATGAACACTTAGCCACCGTGCTGCCAACCCGTGATGGCGGTTATATTCTAGGCGGGTATTCTGAATCTGGCAAGAGTGGTGATAAATCCGAAGCAAATAAAGGTTTTCAAAATTACTGGATAGTGAAGATTGATAATAAGGGTAAAAAGGTTTGGGATAAAACTATTGGGGGAAATAATCAAGACATGTTGGCCGCATTGATGCAGACAAGTGATGGCGGTTACATCCTAGGCGGGACTTCTAATTCCGGCAAACGCGGAGATAAATCGGATGCTTACAGAGGAGAAGAAGAAAACTATGATTATTGGATAGTAAAGCTAAAAGCGGACGGCAGCAAAGAATGGGATAAGACTATTGGAGGTAGCGAATCTGATGAGTTAAGCTCGTTGCAACAGACGAGTGATGGCGGCTATATTCTGGGCGGCTCTTCTACTTCCGGTATAAGCGGTGATAAATCGGAAAACAAAAAAAGTGATTACACCGATGTTGATTATTGGGTAGTGAAGCTAAAAGCAGATGGTAGCAAAGAATGGGATAAAACGATTGGGGGAAATAGTGATGATAATTTAACTTCTGGGCAGCAGACGAATGATGGGGGATATATTCTCGGCGGCACTTCGCAATCCGAAATATCAGGCGATAAATCGCAAGCACCTAAAGGAGGCAACGGTGATTATTGGATAGTGAAACTAAAGGCCGATGGCAGCAAAGAATGGGACAAAACCATCGGGGGAAGTAATAGTGATAAGTTGGCTTCGGTGCAACAGACGAGTGATGGCGGCTATGTTGCAGGTGGATATTCTGGTTCGGACATTAGCGGTAATAAATCCCAAATTTCTAAAGGTTATGAAGATTACTGGGTGGTGAAGCTAAAAGCAGATGGGAGCCAAGAATGGGATAAAACCAGCGGTGGCAGTGATACGGATGTATTAACCTCTTTACAGCAGACCAGTGATGGAAACTATATTCTAGGCGGCTGGTCTAATTCGGGTAAAAGCGGCGATAAATCGCAAGCAGCTAAAGGAGGAAGCGATTACTGGATTATAAAATTGGATAACAAAGGTAGTAAAAATCAATTTGTAACTATTGCTTCTATTCCCGTTAAAACTTTAGGTGAGGGGCCTTTTGCTATTTCTGCCACAGCCACATCGGGTTTACCAGTTACCTTCCGGGTTGTTTCGGGGCCGGCTACTATTAAAGATAATATAGTAACGATTATCGGCTTAGGTACCGTATTAGTAAAAGCCTTTGTGGCAGGCACTGATGCTTACCAACCGGCCGAAGCAACCCTTTCCTTCTTCGTGGAAACACCGGCGCTGCTTAAAACAGAATGGGAGAAAATTATTGGTGGCGATAAGGAGGACGTTATTTCTTTTGTCCAACCAACCCCGGATGGCGGCTATATTCTGGGTGGTACTTCTGCTTCGGGCATCAGCGGGGATAAATCCGAAGCTAACAAAGGGGAAGTTAGTAACGGTGAGCCTACTACAGATTACTGGATAGTGAAGCTGAATGCCGATAGAACCATAGCTTGGGATAAAACGATTGGGGGTAATGCGAACGATGTGTTACATGTTGTCCGGCAGACGAGTGATGGGGGCTATATTCTAGGGGGGTATTCCGAATCGGGTAAAAGCGGCGATAAATCCGAAGCCAATAAAGGGGAAGCTGATTACTGGGTAGTGAAGCTGAATGCCAATGGTAGTAAGGCCTGGGACAAAACCATTGGCGGTAATAAGAAGGATGAATTAACCTACCTTCAACCAACCCGTGATGGGGGATATATTCTGGGTGGCACTTCTGTTTCCGGAATTAGTGGCGATAAATCCGAAGCTAGCCGGGATAGTGAGGAAGCTTTCTATCACGGCGATTATTGGGTAGTGAAGCTGAATTCGGCCGGTACTAAAGTCTGGGATAAAACCCTTGGCGGCGATGATGAAGAAATTTTTGTCTCCGTTCAGCAAACCAGCGATGGAGGGTATATCCTGGGTGGCACTTCTTTTTCCGGCAAAACCGGTGATAAATCCGAAGATAACAGAGGCGGGGCCTGGCTGGTGAAGTTACAAGCGGATGGTACCATAGTTTGGGATAAAGCATTTAATGTGGGGGAGGTATCTTCGGTACAGCCGACAAGTGATGGGGGCTATGTTTTAGGAGCTGGAGGTGACAGGACTAGCAGCAACAATGATTATTGGATAATAAAGCTAAAAGCGAATGGTATTAAAGAATGGGATAAAATTATTGGGGGAGATGGGGATGATGTGTTAGCCTCGGTGCAACAGACAAATGACGGCGGCTATATTTTGGGTGGTACTTCTACTTCCAGCATCAGTGGGGATAGAACAAAAGCATCTGGTAGACCTTGGATAGTAAAGTTACACGCAGATGGCACGAAAGTTTGGGACGAAACTATTATAAGTGGAGCATTAATTTCTTTACAGCAAGTAAGCGACGGCGGGTATTTATTTAGTGGAATTTCTGCTGGTAAGGGTAGCTTCGATTACTGGATAATTAAGCTAACTGAAGAACAACCCTACATCGCCCAATGGGATACGCGGTACGGTGGCACGGGCAAAGACAACTTCACTTCGGTAATTAAGACCAGTGATGGCGGCTACTTGTCGGGAGGCTATACCAACTCCGGGGTTAGTGGCGACAAGAGCCAGAACAGCCAAGGTAATAACGACTACTGGATTGTAAAATCAGATAAGAACGGCAAAAAGGTTTGGGAGAAAAGCTACGGCGGCACGCAGGAGGATTATCTGAACCGCGTTATTCAAACCGCTGATGGGGGCTATCTCTTAGGCGGTTCCTCTCGCTCGGGTAAGAGCGGAGACAAAACAGAAGCCGGCCAAGGTGAGCGCGATTACTGGGTCGTGAAAATAGATAAACAAGGCACGAAGCAGTGGGATAAAACCTTTGGCGGTTCGGGGAATGACGAGTTGAAGAAAGTAGTTCAGTTAACTTCCGGGGAATACGTGGTAGGTGGCACGAGCAATTCCCCCGTTAGCGGTGATAAAAGCCAAGCTTCTCAAGGCAACCATGATTACTGGCTGGTGAAGATAAGTGCCGATGGTAATAAGGTCTGGGATAAACGCTATGGTGGCCGTCTAGACGAAACATTAGGCAGCTTTACGGAAACGAGAGACGGCGGTTTTTTCCTGGGCGGCAGTTCCGCGTCCGGCAGCAGTGGCGATAAGAGCCAGGCGAGTCAAGGTAAGAGTGATTTCTGGGCCGTGAAGACCGATAAAGACGGTAATTTACTTTGGGAGAAAAGTTACGGCGGTAGCGACCAGGATGAGGCCTATTCAGTAGGGCGTAGCCAGGGCGATAACTTGTTTATTGCCGGCACCAGTAGTTCGGGCAAAGAAGGCGACAAGAGCCAGAAAAGTAAAGGAGAAAAAGATTACTGGTTAATTAGGTTAGATGAAAAAGGTACCAAGTTGTGGGATAAGACCTTTGGCGGCAATCAGGACGATGAACTGCGGGCCAGTACTTACACCGAAGAAGGGAATTACATTTTAGCGGGCACTTCTTCTTCGAGTAATAGCGGGGACAAGACGCAAGCCAACCAGGGAGCCAGCGATTACTGGGTAGTAGAAGTGGCTCCCGGAGGGGAGAAAATAGCCGACCAACGCTTCGGGGGCAATGGCTCCGAAGAACTGCACGCTGTGTTGCAAACTTACGATGGTGGTTTACTGCTCGGTGGGCGTTCGGATTCAGGAGTAAGCGGCGACAGAACCCAACCCAGCCAAGGCAGCACCGATTATTGGCTCGTGAAAGTAGCCCCCCAGACCAGTGCCGTAACTCCCGCCCGAGAAGCTACCTTAGTAGATGAACCAGCAGAAATAATAAATTTAAGCGCCTATCCTAATCCGTTCCGGGAGAAAATTACTGTAAGTTTTACTTTGCCTCAGTCGCAATCGGTACAGTTGAAAATATACGACAACCAAGGCAAAGAAATTACTACATTGTTTCAAGGTCAAACCCAAGTAAACCAAACTTACCAGGTACACTGGCAAGCCGGCCCTAACCCGGCCGGCCTGTATTTCCTGCAATTACAAACCCCTACGCAACGCCATCAGCAGAAAATGCTCTTAACCAAATAA
- a CDS encoding T9SS type A sorting domain-containing protein: MKRVVSGFSLVQKYRAETFGWRVLGAILLLNWCFVTGTSAQNKLWDKTIGGNSEDYLYSSQSTRDGGIIVGGMSYSSKTFDKSENNKGGWDYWIVKLKADGSKEWDKTIGGNSDDYFRSVQQTRDGGYILGGSSYSNKSSDKSSPSKGGQDYWVVKLNAKGDKVWDKTIGGSNWEEFQYVQQTQDGGYILLGHSSSGLSADKSQASKGGYDYWIVKLKADGSRDWDKTLGSREDDWATSIRQTKNGGYVVAGYSAANISGDKSQDSKGNYDYWVVGLNADGSKAWDRTIGGDNGDIPTSVRQTSDGGYIIGGYSNSGISEDKTQASKGGNDYWIVKLKADGSKEWDKTIGSNSDDILTSLQQNSDDSYILGGNSTSGISGNKTQANKGGNDYWVVKLNTDGSIAWDKTIGGNGDDNFSSVLQLSDGNFLLGGFSYTNKNGDKSEKSKGGYDYWVVKLDNSGTNLNQLITFAPLLYKNVDDPPLILEASTSSGLPITYTVESGPATISEGNKLILTGLGTVTVKAAQLGTTIFLPVSITRSFLVEPASLVRKQWNKTIGGNSSDQLTSVQQTSDKGYILGGSSSSGKNGEKSATSKGGQDYWIVKLRADGSKEWDKTIGGNSQDVLQSVQQTQDGGYILGGYSLSGVSGDKTQATKGSWDYWVVKLKANGTKEWDQTIGGRNQDYLTSVQPTNDGGYILGGHSTSGIGANKTEASQGLTDYWVVKLKANGSKEWDQTIGGRYEDVLTSLQQTKDSGYILGGYSLSGISGDKSQARIGSTDYWIVKLGANGDKAWDKTIGGTDEDYLTSLQQTSDEGYILGGYSWSGISGDKSQASKGQHDYWVVKLKADGTKDWDKTLGGNESEVLSSVRQTSDGGYILGGNSFSAISGDKTQIPRGAPDFDYWVIKLKADGSKVWDKTLGGNDNDVLVSVQPTGNGEYILGGTSSSGVFGDKSESSRGSNDYWIVKLKEEVTLETVWDMRFGGSGQDNLTSVIKTRDGGYLAGGYTTSGNNGDKSQSSQGENDYWIVKSDKNGQKEWDKRYGGSGDDFLNRLIQTADGGYLLAGSSLSGKSGDKSEAGQGERDYWIVKVDGQGNTEWDKTLGGSGQDELVKVVQLASGEYVLGGTSNSPKSGDKSQDGQGNKDYWLVKISSTGEKLWDKNYGGSKEDKLGSFTDTRDGGFFLGGSSWSGKTGDKTQENQGGSDYWAVKTDKDGNLLWEKTFGGSGNDEVYSVRRSHGDNLYLAGTSDSGKNGDKSQESKGGKDYWLVKVNQQGAKVWDRTFGGAKDDELQASTYTDEGNYILAGTSYSDAGGDKSQASRGESDYWMVQVDEKGQNLIDQRFGGSGAEELRTVFPASDGGWLLGGRSASGVSGDRSQSSQGGTDYWLVKVAPLSNSLAAFRQAVPATEPIIKAAYNLLTASPNPAKERLTVSFTLLQSQTATIKVYDMQGKQVATLFQGQVQAKQPYQIEWQANQQAAGMYLLQLQTPTLRQQQKLLVTK, translated from the coding sequence ATGAAAAGAGTAGTATCTGGTTTCAGCCTGGTTCAAAAGTATAGGGCTGAAACGTTTGGGTGGCGCGTTTTAGGAGCTATCCTGTTACTTAACTGGTGCTTTGTAACGGGCACTTCCGCCCAGAATAAACTCTGGGATAAAACCATTGGGGGCAATAGCGAAGATTACTTATATTCTTCCCAAAGTACCCGCGATGGGGGGATTATTGTGGGTGGTATGTCTTACTCGAGCAAAACTTTTGATAAATCAGAAAATAACAAAGGCGGCTGGGATTATTGGATTGTCAAGCTTAAGGCCGATGGCAGTAAAGAATGGGATAAAACCATTGGGGGCAATAGCGACGATTATTTCCGCTCGGTGCAGCAAACGCGCGATGGGGGCTATATTCTGGGTGGCTCTTCTTACTCAAATAAAAGTAGCGATAAATCCAGTCCTTCTAAAGGCGGTCAGGATTATTGGGTTGTAAAATTGAATGCGAAAGGAGATAAAGTCTGGGATAAAACCATTGGCGGGAGCAACTGGGAAGAATTTCAGTACGTGCAGCAAACGCAGGATGGGGGTTACATCTTGCTGGGCCATTCTTCCTCTGGTCTTAGCGCAGATAAATCGCAGGCTTCTAAAGGGGGATATGACTACTGGATTGTAAAATTAAAAGCGGATGGCAGTAGAGACTGGGATAAAACTTTGGGCAGTAGGGAGGATGATTGGGCAACTTCCATTCGGCAAACTAAAAACGGCGGTTATGTGGTGGCTGGCTATTCTGCTGCCAATATTAGCGGCGATAAATCGCAGGATAGTAAAGGCAACTATGACTACTGGGTGGTGGGTTTAAATGCCGATGGCAGTAAAGCTTGGGATCGAACCATTGGGGGGGATAATGGGGATATCCCCACCTCGGTGCGGCAAACCAGCGACGGCGGCTATATTATAGGCGGCTATTCTAATTCTGGCATAAGCGAGGATAAAACCCAGGCAAGTAAAGGTGGCAATGATTATTGGATTGTCAAGCTTAAGGCCGATGGCAGCAAAGAGTGGGATAAAACCATTGGCAGCAATAGTGACGATATTTTAACCTCCTTGCAGCAAAACAGCGACGATAGTTATATCCTGGGGGGCAACTCTACTTCGGGTATTAGCGGGAACAAAACGCAGGCAAATAAAGGCGGCAACGATTACTGGGTCGTGAAATTAAATACCGATGGTTCCATTGCCTGGGATAAAACCATTGGCGGCAATGGCGACGATAACTTCTCTTCTGTTTTGCAGCTCTCGGATGGTAATTTCCTGCTGGGTGGATTTTCGTATACAAATAAAAACGGCGATAAATCCGAAAAAAGTAAAGGAGGTTACGATTATTGGGTGGTAAAACTAGATAACAGCGGTACTAACCTGAACCAGCTAATTACCTTTGCTCCTCTTCTCTATAAAAACGTGGACGATCCACCCCTTATTCTGGAGGCTTCTACTAGCTCGGGCTTACCCATAACGTATACCGTGGAATCTGGCCCGGCAACCATTAGCGAAGGCAATAAGTTAATCTTAACGGGCTTGGGAACCGTTACCGTAAAAGCAGCGCAACTGGGCACTACTATTTTCCTGCCGGTTTCCATTACCCGTTCCTTTTTGGTAGAACCGGCTTCCCTGGTGAGAAAACAGTGGAATAAAACCATTGGGGGTAACTCATCCGATCAGTTAACTTCTGTCCAGCAAACCAGCGATAAAGGGTATATTTTAGGAGGTAGCTCGTCCTCCGGCAAAAATGGCGAAAAATCAGCAACTAGTAAAGGCGGCCAGGATTACTGGATCGTGAAATTAAGAGCCGATGGCAGTAAAGAATGGGATAAAACCATTGGGGGAAATAGTCAGGATGTATTACAATCTGTCCAGCAAACGCAAGATGGGGGCTATATTCTGGGCGGATATTCTTTATCCGGCGTGAGCGGCGATAAAACGCAGGCCACTAAAGGTAGTTGGGATTACTGGGTCGTAAAACTAAAGGCAAATGGTACGAAAGAATGGGACCAGACCATTGGCGGCAGAAACCAAGATTATTTAACCTCCGTGCAGCCAACCAATGACGGCGGGTATATCCTGGGCGGTCATTCTACTTCCGGCATTGGAGCTAATAAAACCGAAGCTTCCCAGGGCCTGACGGATTACTGGGTCGTAAAATTAAAGGCAAATGGCAGTAAAGAATGGGATCAAACCATTGGCGGGCGGTACGAAGATGTCTTAACTTCTTTGCAGCAAACCAAAGATAGCGGGTATATTTTGGGCGGTTATTCTTTATCCGGTATCAGCGGTGATAAATCGCAGGCCCGGATTGGCAGCACCGATTACTGGATTGTAAAACTGGGGGCTAACGGCGACAAAGCCTGGGATAAAACTATTGGCGGCACGGACGAAGATTATTTAACCTCTTTGCAGCAAACCAGCGACGAAGGCTATATCCTGGGCGGTTATTCCTGGTCGGGTATTAGCGGCGACAAAAGTCAGGCTTCTAAAGGCCAACACGATTACTGGGTAGTAAAGCTAAAAGCCGATGGCACCAAAGATTGGGATAAAACCCTGGGTGGAAATGAAAGCGAAGTGTTAAGCTCGGTGCGGCAAACCAGCGATGGGGGCTATATTTTGGGAGGAAATTCTTTTTCTGCTATTTCCGGCGACAAAACTCAAATTCCGCGCGGCGCCCCCGACTTTGACTATTGGGTAATCAAGCTAAAAGCCGATGGCAGCAAAGTCTGGGACAAAACCTTGGGCGGTAACGATAATGATGTATTGGTGTCGGTGCAACCAACCGGCAACGGAGAATACATTTTAGGGGGAACTTCTTCTTCGGGAGTTTTTGGCGATAAAAGCGAGTCGAGTAGAGGTAGCAATGATTACTGGATCGTAAAGTTAAAAGAAGAAGTTACCCTGGAAACAGTTTGGGATATGCGCTTTGGGGGCAGTGGTCAGGATAACTTAACTTCGGTAATCAAGACCCGGGATGGCGGTTATTTAGCGGGTGGTTACACCACTTCCGGTAACAATGGCGATAAGAGCCAAAGTAGCCAGGGGGAGAACGACTACTGGATTGTAAAGAGTGACAAGAACGGGCAAAAAGAATGGGATAAACGTTACGGTGGCAGTGGCGATGATTTTCTGAACCGTCTTATTCAAACAGCCGATGGGGGGTACTTATTAGCCGGTTCCTCGCTTTCGGGCAAAAGTGGCGACAAGTCAGAGGCTGGCCAGGGCGAGCGGGATTATTGGATAGTAAAAGTAGATGGCCAAGGTAATACCGAATGGGACAAAACTCTGGGGGGCAGTGGTCAGGATGAACTAGTAAAAGTAGTGCAACTGGCCTCGGGAGAATACGTGCTGGGCGGTACGAGTAATTCGCCCAAGAGCGGCGATAAAAGCCAGGATGGGCAAGGAAATAAGGATTACTGGTTAGTCAAGATCAGCAGCACGGGCGAGAAACTTTGGGATAAAAACTATGGGGGCAGCAAAGAAGACAAGCTAGGCAGCTTCACCGACACCAGAGATGGGGGCTTTTTCCTGGGCGGTAGTTCCTGGTCAGGCAAAACGGGCGACAAAACTCAGGAAAACCAGGGCGGCAGTGATTATTGGGCGGTAAAAACGGATAAAGACGGCAACTTACTTTGGGAAAAAACCTTTGGCGGTAGCGGTAACGATGAAGTTTACTCGGTGCGGCGCAGCCACGGCGATAACCTCTACCTGGCCGGTACCAGTGACTCCGGTAAAAACGGTGACAAGAGCCAGGAAAGTAAAGGCGGCAAAGATTACTGGTTGGTAAAAGTAAATCAGCAAGGCGCAAAAGTATGGGACCGAACTTTCGGGGGCGCAAAGGATGATGAGCTACAGGCCAGTACGTACACCGACGAAGGGAACTATATTCTGGCGGGTACTTCTTATTCCGATGCCGGGGGCGATAAAAGCCAGGCCAGCCGGGGAGAAAGTGACTACTGGATGGTGCAGGTAGATGAGAAAGGCCAGAACCTGATTGATCAGCGGTTTGGCGGCAGCGGAGCCGAAGAACTACGCACCGTATTCCCGGCTAGCGATGGCGGCTGGCTCTTGGGCGGCCGCTCCGCTTCCGGCGTAAGTGGCGACCGATCCCAGTCTAGTCAGGGCGGTACGGATTACTGGTTGGTAAAAGTAGCGCCACTTAGTAATTCACTCGCCGCTTTCCGGCAGGCCGTACCCGCAACGGAACCAATAATTAAAGCAGCGTATAACCTGCTCACGGCTTCTCCGAATCCGGCCAAAGAACGGCTTACTGTTAGTTTTACTTTGCTGCAAAGCCAAACCGCTACCATAAAAGTATACGACATGCAAGGTAAGCAGGTCGCCACTTTGTTCCAGGGGCAGGTGCAAGCCAAGCAACCGTACCAAATTGAGTGGCAAGCTAATCAGCAGGCAGCGGGCATGTATTTACTACAACTGCAAACTCCTACTTTGCGCCAGCAACAGAAGCTGCTTGTAACGAAGTAA